From Sphingomonas bisphenolicum, one genomic window encodes:
- a CDS encoding enoyl-CoA hydratase/isomerase family protein — MTASVLRRETFGAFTLDVMDDGVALILFDRPPVNAVSIDVYEAIGAFTDHVAASEDIRAIVLAAPPGARAWCGGADLHDFDGIDVAGRKARYDFINAQLPRFYRLDRPVIAAISGAAIGIGMILAALCDMRIAAEDAAFACPEIDYGLVAGGAGLFAHVNMPEAKIREMLFSGARFTARELEPTGFFNYVLPAAEVLPRAMALARAIAGKSLPAIRARKVASARLEGMSWTEAYLDAQSFTAQLTAGSDGAEGVRAFLDHRAPRYEDR, encoded by the coding sequence GGACGATGGCGTCGCGCTCATCCTGTTCGATCGACCGCCCGTCAATGCCGTGTCGATCGACGTCTATGAAGCCATCGGCGCCTTCACGGATCATGTCGCGGCAAGCGAAGATATCAGGGCGATCGTGCTGGCGGCGCCGCCGGGTGCGCGCGCCTGGTGCGGCGGCGCGGACCTGCATGATTTCGATGGAATCGACGTCGCGGGGCGCAAGGCGCGCTACGACTTCATCAACGCCCAACTGCCGCGCTTCTATCGGCTCGACCGGCCGGTGATCGCCGCCATATCGGGCGCGGCGATCGGCATCGGCATGATCCTGGCGGCGCTGTGCGACATGCGTATCGCCGCCGAGGATGCCGCCTTCGCCTGCCCGGAGATCGATTATGGACTGGTCGCGGGCGGGGCGGGGCTGTTCGCCCATGTGAATATGCCCGAAGCCAAGATCCGCGAGATGCTCTTCAGCGGCGCGCGCTTCACCGCGCGCGAACTCGAACCGACGGGCTTTTTCAACTATGTCCTGCCCGCCGCCGAAGTTCTGCCCCGCGCCATGGCGCTCGCGCGCGCCATTGCGGGGAAAAGCCTGCCTGCGATCCGCGCGCGCAAGGTCGCGTCCGCCCGGCTGGAGGGTATGAGCTGGACAGAAGCTTATCTGGACGCGCAAAGCTTCACTGCGCAACTGACGGCAGGCAGCGACGGGGCGGAGGGCGTGCGCGCCTTTCTGGACCATCGCGCGCCGCGCTATGAGGATCGCTAA
- a CDS encoding LLM class flavin-dependent oxidoreductase, which translates to MQVGMFQTPFVRPERTPRQVFEWALRQAVHADKIGFSEYWVGEHGTLNWEGIPSPELVIAAAALQTSQIKFGPLAHLLPYHHPATLAIQTAWLSQILEGRYMLGVATGAYPTDAAVRGIKDMSGNHAMMLEAIDIMERVWKGEPFEFEGQFWNAGFPQANPNKPLRDVRPWGGTMQMAMTGLSAPSPSIGFAGTHGFLPASVYAGNPFLRSHFETYRDTMTAAGRESDRSAHRVVRDVIVADTDEEARKLATEGGIGLAWKEYIKPTYERFGVLKGLLHDPSVDPADVDADYLAEHVWIVGSVETVRQKMEAWFGELGGPFGTLLVYSHDYIDNPEPWERSMELLVKEVAPKLSDAKQTVAA; encoded by the coding sequence ATGCAGGTTGGGATGTTCCAGACGCCGTTCGTGCGCCCAGAGCGTACGCCGCGGCAGGTGTTCGAATGGGCGCTGCGTCAGGCGGTGCACGCGGACAAGATCGGCTTCAGCGAATATTGGGTCGGTGAGCATGGCACGCTCAATTGGGAAGGCATTCCCAGCCCCGAACTGGTGATCGCGGCCGCTGCATTGCAGACCAGCCAGATCAAGTTCGGGCCGCTGGCCCATCTTCTGCCCTATCATCATCCGGCCACGCTCGCGATCCAGACCGCCTGGCTCAGTCAGATATTGGAAGGGCGTTATATGCTGGGCGTCGCTACCGGCGCCTACCCGACCGATGCCGCCGTGCGCGGGATCAAGGACATGTCGGGCAATCACGCCATGATGCTCGAAGCGATCGATATCATGGAGCGGGTCTGGAAGGGCGAGCCTTTCGAGTTTGAGGGGCAGTTCTGGAACGCGGGTTTCCCGCAAGCCAATCCCAACAAGCCCCTGCGCGACGTGCGCCCATGGGGCGGGACGATGCAGATGGCGATGACGGGCCTCAGTGCGCCGTCGCCTTCGATCGGCTTTGCCGGCACGCATGGCTTCCTGCCTGCGTCGGTCTATGCCGGCAATCCATTCCTGCGCAGCCATTTCGAAACCTACCGCGACACGATGACGGCAGCCGGGCGCGAGTCCGACCGGTCGGCCCACCGCGTCGTGCGCGACGTGATCGTCGCCGACACTGACGAGGAAGCGCGCAAGCTCGCTACCGAGGGCGGCATAGGCCTTGCCTGGAAGGAATATATCAAGCCGACCTATGAGCGCTTCGGCGTTCTCAAGGGCCTGCTCCATGACCCGTCGGTCGATCCTGCGGACGTGGATGCGGACTATCTGGCCGAACATGTCTGGATCGTCGGATCGGTCGAGACCGTGCGACAGAAGATGGAGGCCTGGTTCGGCGAACTGGGCGGGCCGTTCGGCACGCTGCTGGTCTACAGCCACGACTATATCGACAATCCCGAACCCTGGGAACGGTCGATGGAACTGCTCGTCAAGGAGGTCGCGCCGAAACTGTCGGACGCCAAGCAGACGGTAGCGGCCTGA
- a CDS encoding glucose 1-dehydrogenase, with product MGRLAGKVAIITGAAQGMGEAHARLFVREGAKVVLTDVNEAGGKALATELGDAALFLRHDVAKAQDWTDVVAAAESRFGPVTVLVNNAGVIGPVKGLLDFEEAEFLQVCAINQLGVFLGMKAVVPGMIGAGGGSIVNISSIAGMLGTKESSNAAYCASKFAVRGMSKLIATQFGHAGIRVNSVHPGYILTPMMIAATDEQGGGAAAAIPLGRLAQPSEVSNVVLFLASDEASFVSGAEHVVDGAMIAG from the coding sequence ATGGGCAGGCTCGCCGGCAAGGTCGCCATCATCACGGGCGCGGCGCAGGGCATGGGCGAAGCCCATGCGCGGCTGTTCGTGCGGGAGGGCGCCAAGGTCGTCCTGACCGACGTGAATGAGGCGGGCGGCAAGGCGCTGGCGACCGAGCTGGGCGATGCGGCGCTTTTTCTGCGCCACGACGTCGCCAAGGCGCAGGACTGGACCGACGTCGTCGCCGCGGCGGAAAGTCGCTTCGGTCCGGTAACGGTCCTCGTCAACAATGCGGGCGTGATCGGCCCGGTGAAGGGCCTGCTGGATTTCGAGGAGGCCGAGTTTCTGCAGGTCTGCGCGATCAACCAGCTGGGCGTGTTCCTGGGCATGAAGGCGGTCGTTCCCGGCATGATCGGGGCAGGCGGCGGATCGATCGTCAACATCTCCTCGATTGCCGGGATGCTGGGCACGAAAGAATCCTCCAACGCCGCCTACTGCGCCAGCAAATTTGCCGTGCGCGGCATGAGCAAGCTGATCGCGACACAATTCGGCCATGCCGGCATCCGGGTCAATTCGGTGCATCCCGGTTACATATTGACGCCCATGATGATCGCCGCGACCGACGAGCAGGGCGGCGGCGCGGCGGCGGCCATCCCTCTGGGCCGCCTTGCCCAGCCTTCGGAAGTATCCAATGTCGTCCTCTTCCTGGCGTCGGACGAAGCCAGTTTCGTGTCGGGGGCCGAACATGTGGTCGACGGCGCAATGATCGCCGGCTGA
- a CDS encoding biotin/lipoyl-containing protein yields the protein MTAEKKDPVIAAVDDARALLDTLLTSGWQQLHVASGDTEIFLARDGGAANPMRAAAPAPIVATPAIQVGPETIVPVPYVATLERALAVGTQVTAGQAVATVRVLDEQEDIAAPISGTIVRVDAQPGSLLEYGATLLSIAAAA from the coding sequence ATGACGGCCGAAAAGAAAGACCCGGTGATCGCCGCGGTCGATGATGCCCGCGCGCTGCTCGACACGCTGCTGACGAGCGGCTGGCAGCAATTGCATGTCGCGTCCGGTGACACGGAGATTTTCCTGGCGCGCGATGGTGGAGCCGCCAATCCGATGCGGGCGGCTGCGCCGGCACCCATCGTTGCGACTCCCGCGATTCAGGTCGGCCCCGAAACCATCGTGCCGGTCCCCTACGTCGCCACGCTGGAACGGGCGCTGGCGGTCGGCACCCAGGTGACGGCCGGCCAAGCCGTCGCGACCGTGCGCGTACTGGACGAGCAGGAGGATATCGCTGCACCGATTTCCGGCACCATCGTCCGCGTGGACGCACAGCCGGGTTCGCTGCTGGAATATGGCGCGACCCTGCTATCGATCGCGGCGGCGGCGTGA
- the accB gene encoding acetyl-CoA carboxylase biotin carboxyl carrier protein, producing the protein MTGHDFPDALKQLLDEFSRSGIRELHIRKPDFELYLSTDASAARPQAATPVAAPASVPVAQPAAPSRPIAAPPALISSLPDDAIIIKAPNLGTFYRAPKPGAANYVEVGSKVQAGDELCLIEVMKLFTAVRAGSSGTVQAVLVEDGAMVEGGQPLFALVRD; encoded by the coding sequence ATGACCGGACATGATTTTCCTGATGCGCTGAAGCAGTTGCTCGACGAGTTTTCACGGTCGGGAATAAGAGAATTGCATATCCGCAAGCCGGATTTCGAACTCTATCTGTCGACCGACGCTTCGGCTGCGCGTCCGCAGGCGGCGACGCCCGTCGCTGCGCCGGCATCTGTGCCGGTCGCCCAGCCCGCCGCGCCTTCCAGACCGATCGCAGCGCCTCCTGCGCTCATATCCTCCCTGCCGGACGACGCCATCATCATCAAGGCGCCGAACCTGGGCACCTTCTATCGCGCGCCCAAGCCCGGCGCCGCCAATTATGTCGAGGTGGGATCGAAAGTGCAGGCCGGCGACGAACTGTGCCTGATCGAGGTGATGAAGCTCTTCACCGCCGTGCGCGCCGGCTCGTCGGGCACGGTTCAAGCCGTTCTGGTCGAGGACGGCGCCATGGTCGAAGGCGGCCAACCCCTGTTTGCGCTGGTGAGGGACTGA
- a CDS encoding TetR/AcrR family transcriptional regulator: MATKEVVGESEQIASNTASAWDSLLEEIAHRPKRATERKQDRAKRTEQQILNAALRVFARDGISRSRIADIAAEAGISTSTLYEYYKSKEDLAYDVPLSHLAEFFESYHANAASRTSARERLLLYLVMSADYAREHAEWARLLYLEIWPSVFVSDTELRHSIDDFTRVILFLVKEGVAEGWVAPDRNPYETVALLIGGVNQLIITWLLYRKPKNLTRAGSEMAERLIAMLENEVRR, encoded by the coding sequence GTGGCGACAAAAGAGGTCGTGGGAGAGTCGGAGCAGATCGCATCGAACACCGCGAGCGCGTGGGACAGCCTGCTGGAGGAAATCGCTCACCGCCCAAAACGGGCGACGGAGCGCAAGCAGGACCGCGCCAAGCGCACCGAGCAGCAGATATTGAACGCGGCGCTGCGGGTGTTCGCGCGCGATGGCATTTCCCGCTCGCGGATTGCAGACATCGCTGCGGAGGCCGGCATTTCCACCTCCACCCTCTATGAATATTATAAGAGCAAGGAGGATCTGGCTTATGACGTGCCATTGTCCCACCTCGCCGAATTTTTCGAAAGCTATCATGCGAACGCGGCCAGCCGCACTTCGGCGCGCGAAAGGCTGCTGCTCTATCTGGTGATGTCGGCGGATTATGCGCGCGAACATGCCGAATGGGCACGGCTGCTCTATCTGGAAATCTGGCCTAGCGTCTTCGTCAGCGACACCGAACTGCGCCACAGCATCGACGACTTCACCCGCGTCATCCTGTTCCTGGTGAAGGAGGGCGTCGCCGAAGGCTGGGTTGCGCCGGACCGCAATCCCTATGAAACGGTCGCGCTGCTGATCGGCGGCGTCAACCAGCTCATCATCACCTGGCTGCTCTATCGCAAGCCCAAGAATCTGACACGGGCGGGCAGCGAGATGGCCGAACGGCTGATCGCGATGCTGGAGAATGAAGTCCGCCGGTAA
- a CDS encoding 3-hydroxyacyl-CoA dehydrogenase NAD-binding domain-containing protein — MNAAIGKVAVCGAGAMGSGIAQVAAQAGASVLIFDVNAQALDASRARTLADLDKLAARGKLSADEVRAIGERMQWVSTLDALADRDLVIEAIIEDAGIKGQLFEQVEAILSPEAIIATNTSSLPISRLARGLKRPERFIGMHFFNPATVMKLVEVISGAATDPAVAERIRATAQSWGKVAIPVADVPGFIVNRVARPFYGEAFAALNEDAADAPAIDALFRAAGFRMGPLELTDLIGQDVNFAVARSVFDSYFGRTRFVPQLRQAALVDAGWLGRKTGRGVYDYRDGAPRAADPQVPDASVSDTHRQAIAALKEAVPGTFLRCGALFVGTTQGRTARQESDSLGAPVILFDWSPADAAGPIGFTLSDERVRPDVFGLLAAQSRAGVEIADRPGMIVARTLAQLANAAADAVLEQVADEQGIDAALRYGANYPYGPFAWADRYGRGALVRLLDGIADGTGEALYRPSHYLRNRA; from the coding sequence ATGAATGCCGCCATCGGAAAAGTCGCGGTCTGCGGCGCGGGCGCCATGGGATCGGGCATCGCCCAGGTTGCGGCGCAGGCGGGGGCTTCCGTCCTCATCTTCGACGTCAATGCGCAGGCACTGGACGCGAGCCGGGCGCGGACACTGGCGGACCTCGACAAGCTGGCCGCACGCGGCAAGCTGTCGGCGGACGAAGTGCGGGCGATCGGCGAACGGATGCAATGGGTGTCGACGCTCGATGCCCTGGCCGACCGCGATCTGGTGATCGAGGCGATCATCGAGGATGCGGGCATTAAGGGCCAGTTGTTCGAACAGGTCGAGGCGATCCTGTCGCCGGAAGCGATCATCGCGACCAACACCTCGTCCCTGCCGATCTCGCGTCTCGCGCGGGGCTTGAAGCGGCCTGAGCGGTTCATCGGCATGCATTTCTTCAATCCGGCGACAGTGATGAAACTGGTCGAGGTGATTTCCGGCGCGGCGACCGACCCGGCGGTCGCAGAGCGGATCAGGGCGACCGCGCAAAGCTGGGGCAAGGTCGCGATCCCCGTCGCAGACGTGCCGGGCTTCATCGTCAACCGCGTCGCGCGTCCCTTCTATGGGGAGGCCTTCGCCGCGCTGAACGAAGATGCGGCGGATGCGCCGGCCATCGACGCCCTGTTTCGCGCGGCGGGCTTCCGCATGGGGCCGCTGGAACTGACCGACCTGATCGGACAGGACGTCAACTTCGCCGTCGCCCGCTCAGTGTTCGATTCCTATTTCGGCCGCACTCGCTTCGTGCCGCAATTGCGGCAGGCGGCGTTGGTCGATGCCGGTTGGCTCGGACGCAAGACGGGCAGGGGGGTCTATGATTATCGCGACGGTGCGCCCAGGGCCGCCGATCCGCAGGTGCCGGACGCAAGCGTGAGCGATACGCATCGACAGGCGATAGCGGCGCTCAAGGAGGCCGTGCCCGGCACCTTCCTGCGCTGCGGCGCGCTTTTTGTGGGCACAACCCAAGGGCGGACTGCGCGGCAGGAAAGCGACAGCTTGGGCGCGCCGGTCATCCTGTTCGACTGGTCCCCCGCCGATGCCGCCGGACCGATCGGTTTCACCCTGTCCGACGAGCGCGTTCGGCCCGACGTGTTCGGCTTGCTCGCCGCGCAATCGCGCGCTGGCGTGGAAATCGCCGACCGGCCGGGCATGATCGTCGCTCGGACGCTGGCGCAACTCGCCAACGCCGCCGCCGACGCCGTGCTGGAACAGGTAGCGGACGAACAGGGCATCGACGCGGCGCTGCGCTATGGCGCGAACTATCCCTATGGTCCCTTCGCCTGGGCCGACCGCTACGGCCGCGGGGCGCTCGTTCGCCTGCTCGACGGCATCGCGGATGGCACCGGCGAGGCGCTATACCGGCCATCCCATTATCTGAGGAACCGCGCATGA
- a CDS encoding acetyl-CoA carboxylase biotin carboxylase subunit, producing MPIKRLFVANRGEIALRIVRAAQALNIETVVAVSDADRDSAAARLADRSIVLGPAAAAKSYLDPRLIVHAAKESGCDGLHPGYGFLSERAILPRLCAQHGIAFVGPEPDVIDALGDKLRARAMAGAAGVPLVPGSECVASAADARREGDRIGYPVLLKASAGGGGRGMVIANNGDEAEAGFHKASAEAVAAFGDGTLFMERFVPEARHVEVQLMGDGKGQVLHFGERDCSVQRRYQKLIEEAPCAAMPDHLRRQLHESAVALAASVNYRNAGTAEFLFDVQRQEFYFIEVNARIQVEHPVSEAITGFDLVQEQIRIAGGAGLSVSQQDVKISGHAIECRINAEDAARDFLPSPGRITRWEPPQGPGIRLDSHMSAGAMIPPFYDSMVGKLIVHGSDRADAIARLGDAIDHFVVEGVPTTLPLHRAIIAHPDFIENRIHTRWLEQVLLPDYGKKAA from the coding sequence ATGCCGATCAAACGACTTTTCGTGGCGAACCGGGGCGAGATCGCACTGCGCATCGTCCGCGCCGCGCAGGCGCTCAATATCGAAACGGTGGTGGCCGTGTCGGATGCCGACCGCGACAGCGCGGCCGCGCGGCTGGCCGATCGGTCGATCGTTCTGGGGCCGGCAGCGGCGGCCAAATCCTATCTCGACCCCCGCCTGATCGTCCATGCGGCCAAGGAAAGCGGCTGCGACGGCCTGCATCCGGGCTATGGTTTCCTGTCGGAACGCGCGATCCTGCCGCGCCTGTGCGCGCAGCATGGCATCGCCTTCGTGGGGCCGGAGCCCGACGTCATCGACGCGCTGGGCGACAAGCTGCGCGCGCGGGCGATGGCGGGCGCGGCCGGCGTACCGCTGGTGCCGGGCAGCGAGTGCGTCGCCTCGGCGGCCGACGCGCGGCGGGAAGGGGACCGGATCGGCTATCCCGTGTTGCTGAAGGCCTCGGCCGGCGGCGGTGGACGCGGCATGGTGATCGCCAATAATGGCGACGAGGCGGAGGCCGGCTTCCACAAGGCCAGCGCCGAAGCGGTCGCCGCCTTTGGTGATGGCACCTTGTTCATGGAGCGCTTCGTGCCGGAAGCGCGCCATGTCGAGGTGCAGTTGATGGGTGACGGCAAGGGACAGGTGCTGCATTTTGGCGAGCGCGACTGTTCGGTACAGCGCCGCTACCAGAAGCTGATCGAGGAGGCGCCGTGCGCCGCCATGCCCGATCATCTGCGCCGGCAATTGCATGAATCCGCCGTCGCGCTTGCGGCGAGCGTCAACTATCGCAATGCCGGAACCGCCGAATTCCTGTTCGACGTCCAGCGGCAGGAATTCTACTTCATTGAGGTCAACGCCCGCATCCAGGTGGAGCATCCGGTGTCCGAAGCGATCACCGGATTCGATCTGGTCCAGGAACAGATCCGCATCGCCGGCGGCGCCGGCCTGTCCGTCAGCCAGCAGGACGTCAAGATCAGCGGTCACGCCATCGAATGTCGCATCAATGCGGAGGATGCTGCGCGCGACTTTCTGCCCAGCCCAGGCCGAATCACCCGCTGGGAACCGCCGCAGGGACCGGGCATAAGGCTGGACAGTCATATGTCGGCCGGCGCCATGATCCCGCCCTTCTACGACAGCATGGTGGGCAAGCTGATCGTCCATGGCAGCGACCGGGCGGACGCGATCGCCCGGCTGGGCGACGCGATCGATCACTTCGTGGTGGAAGGCGTACCGACGACCTTGCCGCTGCACCGCGCGATCATCGCGCACCCCGATTTCATCGAGAACCGCATCCACACCCGCTGGCTCGAACAGGTTCTCCTCCCCGACTATGGAAAGAAGGCGGCATGA
- a CDS encoding nuclear transport factor 2 family protein, whose translation MVDVAAAAEALIRAYNAKDFDAMERMIAPDLDFAHFNRAFVMTSRDALLGVLRDFAGSYVPDRHFEAPERVTVAGDIVVREAWYVGTARVDLPGFGAAGEAFRLKFCSVMRFDPAGILVEWKDHG comes from the coding sequence ATGGTTGACGTAGCCGCCGCGGCGGAAGCTTTGATCCGGGCCTATAATGCCAAGGATTTCGATGCGATGGAGCGCATGATCGCGCCAGACCTCGATTTCGCGCATTTCAATCGTGCCTTCGTGATGACCAGTCGCGATGCGCTGCTGGGGGTGCTGCGCGACTTTGCCGGTAGTTATGTGCCGGATCGCCATTTCGAGGCGCCCGAACGGGTGACGGTCGCGGGAGACATCGTCGTGCGCGAGGCCTGGTATGTCGGAACGGCGAGGGTGGACCTGCCGGGCTTCGGTGCGGCGGGGGAGGCGTTCCGTCTGAAATTTTGCAGCGTGATGCGATTTGATCCGGCCGGCATATTGGTCGAATGGAAGGACCATGGATGA
- a CDS encoding TonB-dependent receptor, with product MNRTIFATRVSVLALMASAAPALAQTAPAAPQTPAPAANSADIIVTANKREQSVNSVGLTITAASSEELSNRGISGPADLAKLVPGFTFTQSIYSTPVFTLRGIGLYDATFGAAPSVSVYTDQIPRNVPVMSDGLDLDIERVEVLKGPQGTLFGQSSTGGAINYIVGKPTADFAAGFDASYERFNRAELSGFVSGPLADGIRARLAVKDVSGGAWQRSLSRPNDENGDQRKFMGRFTLDIQPTERLKIELMATGSRDRSDPLAPQYAGTTLNLYPDQAAAAASGNPYAQVDAQRYADLTTPTSAGYDASFLGRQSVVVGRLSSANPATAAGANALLGTPVSSRARDAEWTQGFLGRSHNSYYQLAGRADLDLSDTLKLTYIAALAKQKLDYNQDLDGTAAQVVDVPLFGDVRSFNQELRLSLDTDSFNGIVGASYDNLRTSQNNFFYLGDYSANADLISVTLNEFDSRMRSYGLFANGEYKVTPQLTVQGGIRYTKNKQEASYCYSDPTGAGAAVLFGAALNSVPITIAAGQCFPTTGDLLLGTAKSTLTPVNQSLTEDNISFRVGANYKFDGGALIYATVSQGYKAGIFSAIGASRANQYSPATQEKVIAYEGGFKAPFANGALQFNGAAFYYDYSNKQVRGRVQDTIFGLLEKMLNVPKSYVFGLEGELVARPAQGLRLSAGATYLKSKVKSDYSATADGFAVYNAAGYTGNFKGSELPYTPKFSANVDAQYSVPVSDSLEAFLGGGLTYQSKQNTTFHNAGLPADDFTIKGYALLDVRAGVSSSDGRWRASLYGRNITNKSYVTAVSTYLDTLIRYRGKPTVYGLSLSYKY from the coding sequence ATGAACAGGACGATATTTGCGACGCGGGTTTCCGTGTTGGCACTAATGGCGAGCGCCGCTCCGGCTTTGGCCCAGACGGCACCGGCCGCACCCCAGACACCGGCCCCGGCCGCCAACAGCGCCGACATCATCGTCACCGCCAACAAGCGCGAGCAGTCGGTGAACAGCGTTGGCCTCACCATCACCGCCGCGTCGTCGGAGGAACTGTCCAATCGCGGTATTTCCGGGCCGGCCGACCTGGCGAAGCTCGTGCCGGGCTTCACATTTACCCAGTCGATCTACTCGACGCCGGTCTTCACCCTGCGCGGCATCGGCCTTTACGACGCGACCTTCGGCGCGGCGCCTTCGGTGTCGGTCTATACCGACCAGATTCCGCGCAACGTGCCGGTGATGTCGGATGGCCTCGACCTCGATATCGAGCGGGTCGAAGTGCTCAAGGGGCCGCAGGGTACGCTGTTCGGGCAAAGCTCCACGGGCGGCGCCATCAACTATATCGTCGGCAAGCCAACCGCCGATTTCGCGGCGGGTTTCGACGCATCCTATGAGCGTTTCAACCGCGCGGAACTGTCCGGCTTCGTCAGCGGTCCGCTGGCCGACGGTATCCGCGCCCGTCTGGCGGTGAAGGACGTATCGGGCGGTGCCTGGCAGCGCAGCCTGTCGCGGCCGAACGACGAAAATGGCGACCAGCGCAAGTTCATGGGGCGCTTCACCCTGGACATCCAGCCGACCGAGAGGCTGAAGATCGAGCTGATGGCGACCGGCTCGCGTGACCGGTCCGACCCACTGGCCCCGCAATATGCCGGCACCACGCTCAATCTTTACCCGGACCAGGCCGCCGCCGCCGCATCGGGCAATCCCTATGCGCAGGTCGATGCCCAGCGCTATGCGGACCTGACCACGCCGACGTCGGCCGGCTATGACGCATCCTTTCTGGGACGCCAGTCCGTGGTCGTCGGTCGTCTCAGCAGCGCCAACCCCGCCACGGCAGCCGGTGCGAACGCCCTTCTGGGCACGCCGGTCAGCAGCCGGGCGCGAGACGCCGAATGGACGCAAGGCTTTCTGGGACGGTCGCACAACAGCTATTATCAGCTTGCGGGTCGCGCCGATCTCGACCTGAGCGACACGCTCAAGCTGACCTACATCGCCGCGCTGGCGAAGCAAAAGCTCGACTATAATCAGGACCTCGACGGCACGGCCGCCCAGGTCGTCGATGTCCCGCTGTTCGGCGACGTGCGATCGTTCAACCAGGAACTCCGCCTTTCGCTCGATACCGACAGCTTCAACGGCATCGTTGGCGCGAGCTACGACAATCTCCGGACATCCCAGAACAATTTCTTCTATCTGGGAGACTATTCCGCGAACGCAGACCTGATCTCGGTCACGCTCAACGAATTCGACTCCCGGATGCGCAGCTACGGCCTGTTCGCGAATGGCGAGTATAAGGTCACCCCGCAACTGACCGTGCAGGGCGGCATCCGCTACACGAAGAACAAGCAGGAGGCGAGCTACTGCTACAGCGATCCGACGGGCGCCGGCGCGGCCGTCCTGTTCGGCGCGGCTCTCAACAGCGTGCCGATCACCATCGCGGCGGGGCAGTGCTTCCCCACGACGGGCGACCTTCTGCTCGGCACCGCGAAATCGACATTGACCCCGGTCAACCAGTCGCTCACCGAGGACAATATTTCCTTCCGTGTAGGCGCGAATTATAAGTTCGACGGTGGCGCACTGATCTATGCGACCGTCAGCCAGGGCTATAAAGCGGGCATCTTCTCGGCGATCGGTGCCTCGCGTGCGAACCAGTATAGTCCGGCGACGCAGGAAAAGGTGATTGCCTATGAAGGCGGCTTCAAGGCGCCGTTCGCCAATGGCGCGCTGCAATTCAACGGTGCCGCCTTCTATTATGACTATTCCAACAAGCAGGTACGCGGCCGCGTTCAGGACACCATTTTCGGCCTGCTGGAGAAGATGCTGAACGTACCCAAATCCTATGTGTTCGGGCTTGAAGGCGAACTGGTCGCACGTCCGGCTCAGGGCCTGCGCCTCAGCGCCGGTGCCACCTACCTCAAGAGCAAGGTCAAGTCTGACTATTCGGCGACGGCCGACGGCTTCGCCGTCTATAATGCGGCGGGCTATACCGGCAATTTCAAGGGATCGGAGCTACCCTACACGCCCAAGTTCAGTGCCAATGTCGACGCGCAATATAGCGTGCCGGTGTCGGACAGTCTGGAGGCTTTCCTGGGCGGTGGACTCACTTACCAAAGCAAGCAGAATACGACCTTCCACAATGCCGGGCTGCCTGCCGACGATTTCACGATCAAAGGCTATGCCCTGCTCGACGTGCGGGCAGGGGTGAGCAGCAGCGATGGCAGGTGGCGCGCCAGCCTCTATGGTCGCAACATCACGAACAAATCCTATGTGACCGCCGTGTCGACCTATCTCGACACGCTCATCCGCTATCGGGGCAAGCCGACCGTCTATGGTCTTTCGCTCTCCTACAAATATTGA